A window of Myxococcales bacterium genomic DNA:
GTCTCCTGCTTGGCGCGCTCCTTCTGGAGGGCGTGGACGCGGCCGAGCTCTTCCTCTCGAACCTCCCACGCCTGCTCCGTAATGCCGACATCGGCGCGGAGCACGATGCTCCTGAGCTTGTCGCTGACCACCTCGAAGTTGCGCTTCGCGACGAGGCCCACGAGGTCCTGCGCTTCGTTGTCGAAGGCGCCGAGCTGCGTGTTGTAGCCGTTGATCTTCCCACGCTCGGTCTCGATCTTGTCCTTGAGCGCACCGACGCGAGAGGCGACCTGCGCCTCCAGCTGGGCGAACGCGGCCATGATGCGATCTTCACCGCCGCGGGCCTGCGCGAGGACCGGTGTGATGCTGGTCGCGAGCGTGGCCGCCGCGGGGCCCGCCTGTCCGCGCGACGCCAAGGCGACCTCGCGATCCAGGAGGTTGCGGAACTGCTCGCGAGCTTGCGCGTCGGCCTGGTAGCGCGCGTCGCCGAGCCCCACCTGCAGTCTCCCCATCTCGATCTGCCTGCGGAGCGCGACGATTTCCTCGCGCCGACGCTTGAGATCGCGCTCGTTGGCCTCGAGCTCGCTCGCGAAGCGCTTCGCGGTCTGGGGATCGCGCGTCACGCCTCGCTGCGCGTCTTCCCTGAGGACGCGGCGGAGACCGTTCACGGTGGCCTGCAGGTACTCGGCCTCGACACCACGCCGGGTGAGCTCCTGCGAGACCCGGTTCCACTGGCGCTGGCCATCGTAGTCGCGTTCCGCGAATCCTCCGGCGCTCGCCGGGAGCGAGGCGACGAGCGGCATGAGGGCTCGGCGCTGCGCGCGGACCTCGGCGATCTCCCCCGTCAGCGTGGAAGGCTCCTCGCCGTCGAGCTCCTTCGCGAGCGCGAAGCCTCGCCTGCGCCATGCGGTTGAGCAGCGCGAGGGCCTGCTCCTCGCCGGCGGCGATTTCGGGGAACGCGCGGACGCGGTTCGCGGCCCCAAGAATCGCCGTGAGCTTGTCGATCAGGACATACGACTGGCGGATCAGCGTCTTGCACTGAGTGACGTCGTCGATGACACGGAAGGCCGAGGCGCCGTCCTCGGCTTCGCGCGCCCAGCGCAGCGCGAGGGGCGGCAGCTCGTCCGCCTGATCGAGGACCTCGAGCTGCTGGTCGGCCAGGCGGTGGTAGAACTTCCGCGGGTCGCGCGTGCTGTCGAGGAACGCGTCGACCTTTGCGCGCATCGGCTCGTAGCGATCGCGGACGCCCTGGTAGAGCTCCAGCGACTTGTCGAACGAGCCAGAGCGGAGGAGCAAATCGGCGCGGAGCAACGTCCCGTCGCCCACGAGCGTGGACCCGGGATCCGACACCTGGAGGAGCTCCAGCGCGCGTTCGGCGCGCTGGACGTCGCCCAGCCGCACGTAGACCCAAGCGAGCTCGTACAGCATCGTGTCGAACTCGGCG
This region includes:
- a CDS encoding tetratricopeptide repeat protein, coding for MFSKLNMVPPAQVDAALHYAKGKAYYAKKDYANAAQSLQSVGNGNTYTHQARYFLALVAMRTATTPAAGADGRVPPKSYKAAIDAFRQVIELPSDTDDHRHIVDLAWMAIGRLFYEMESYQQATEAYSKVTRGSAEFDTMLYELAWVYVRLGDVQRAERALELLQVSDPGSTLVGDGTLLRADLLLRSGSFDKSLELYQGVRDRYEPMRAKVDAFLDSTRDPRKFYHRLADQQLEVLDQADELPPLALRWAREAEDGASAFRVIDDVTQCKTLIRQSYVLIDKLTAILGAANRVRAFPEIAAGEEQALALLNRMAQARLRAREGARRRGAFHADGGDRRGPRAAPSPHAARRLAPGERRRIRGTRLRWPAPVEPGLAGAHPAWCRGRVPAGHRERSPPRPQGRRAARRDARSPDREALRERARGQRARSQASARGNRRAPQADRDGETAGGARRRALPGRRASSRAVPQPPGSRGRLGVARTGGPRGGHARDQHHTGPRAGPRR